One Papio anubis isolate 15944 chromosome 9, Panubis1.0, whole genome shotgun sequence genomic window carries:
- the IFFO1 gene encoding intermediate filament family orphan 1 isoform X3 produces MNPLFGPNLFLLQQEQQGLAGPLGDSLGGDHFAGGGDLPPAPLSPAGPAAYSPPGPGPAPPAAMALRNDLGSNINVLKTLNLRFRCFLAKVHELERRNRLLEKQLQQALEEGKQGRRGLGRRDQAVQTGFVSPIRPLGLPLGARPAAVCSPSARVLGSPARSPAGPLAPSAASLSSSSTSTSTAYSSSARFMPGTIWSFSHARRLGPGLEPTLVQGPGLSWVHPDGVGVQIDTITPEIRALYNVLAKVKRERDEYKRRWEEEYTVRIQLQDRVNELQEEAQEADACQEELALKVEQLKAELVVFKGLMSNNLTELDTKIQEKAMKVDMDICRRIDITAKLCDVAQQRNCEDMIQMFQKKLSLHLSPIKVPSMGGRKRERKAAVEEDTSLSESEGPRQPDGDEEESTALSINEEMQRMLNQLREYDFEDDCDSLTWEETEETLLLWEDFSGYAMAAAEAQGEQEDSLEKVIKDTESLFKTREKEYQETIDQIELELATAKNDMNRHLHEYMEMCSMKRGLDVQMETCRRLITQSGDRKSPAFAAVPLSDPPPPPSEAEDSDRDVSSDSSMR; encoded by the exons ATGAATCCGTTATTCGGCCCCAACCTCTTCCTCCTACAGCAGGAGCAGCAGGGCCTGGCCGGGCCGCTGGGGGACTCACTGGGAGGCGACCACTTCGCCGGGGGAGGAGACTTACCCCCGGCGCCTCTCTCGCCGGCCGGCCCTGCTGCCTACTCGCCCCCCGGGCCGGGGCCGGCCCCGCCTGCCGCCATGGCCCTCCGCAATGACCTGGGCTCCAACATCAACGTGCTCAAGACCCTGAACCTCCGGTTCCGCTGCTTCCTGGCCAAGGTGCATGAGCTGGAGCGCCGGAACCGGCTGTTGGAGAAGCAGCTGCAGCAAGCGCTGGAGGAGGGTAAGCAGGGCCGGCGGGGCCTGGGTCGTCGCGACCAGGCCGTGCAGACCGGCTTCGTCAGCCCCATCCGGCCCCTGGGGCTGCCGCTGGGCGCCCGGCCGGCCGCTGTCTGCAGCCCGTCGGCGCGGGTGCTGGGCTCGCCCGCGCGCTCTCCGGCCGGCCCCCTCGCGCCCTCCGCGGCCAGCCTCTCGTcgtcttccacctccacctccaccgcCTACTCCTCGTCTGCCCGCTTCATGCCCGGCACCATCTGGTCGTTCTCGCACGCCCGCCGGCTCGGGCCGGGACTGGAGCCCACTCTGGTGCAAGGGCCTGGCTTGTCGTGGGTGCACCCGGATGGGGTGGGCGTCCAAATCGACACCATCACGCCTGAGATCCGCGCGCTCTACAACGTGCTGGCCAAAGTGAAGCGGGAGCGGGACGAGTACAAGCGGAG GTGGGAAGAGGAGTACACGGTGCGGATCCAGCTGCAAGACCGTGTAAATGAGCTCCAGGAG gaagcccaggaggctgatgcCTGCCAGGAGGAGCTGGCACTGAAGGTGGAACAGTTGAAGGCTGAGCTGGTGGTCTTCAAGGGGCTCATGAGTAAC AACCTGACGGAGCTGGACACCAAGATCCAGGAGAAAGCCATGAAGGTGGATATGGACATCTGCCGCCGCATCGACATCACTGCCAAGCTCTGCGATGTGGCTCAGCAGCGCAACTGCGAGGACATGATCCAGATGTTCCAG AAGAAGCTG TCTCTGCACTTGTCTCCCATTAAGGTCCCATCCATGGGGGGGCGGAAGCGGGAGCGCAAGGCTGCCGTCGAGGAGGACACCTCCCTGTCGGAGAGTGAGGGGCCCCGCCAGCCCGATGGGGATGAGGAGGAGAGCACAGCCCTCAGCATCAACGAGGAGATGCAGCGCATGCTCAACCAGCT GAGGGAGTATGATTTTGAGGACGACTGTGACAGCCTGACTTGGGAGGAGACTGAGGAGACCCTGCTGCTTTGGGAGGATTTCTCAGGCTATGCCATGGCAGCTGCAGAGGCCCAGGGAGAG CAGGAAGATAGCCTGGAGAAGGTGATTAAAGATACGGAGTCCCTGTTCAAAACCCGGGAGAAGGAGTATCAGGAGACCATTGACCAGATAGAG CTGGAGCTGGCCACAGCCAAGAACGACATGAACCGGCACCTGCATGAGTACATGGAGATGTGTAGCATGAAGCGCGGTCTGGATGTGCAGATGGAGACCTGCCGCCGGCTCATCACCCAGTCCGGAGACCG AAAGTCTCCTGCTTTCGCTGCGGTCCCGCTTAGCGACCCGCCGCCGCCGCCAAGCGAGGCTGAGGACTCCGATCGCGATGTCTCATCTGATAGCTCCATGAGATAG
- the IFFO1 gene encoding intermediate filament family orphan 1 isoform X9 has protein sequence MNPLFGPNLFLLQQEQQGLAGPLGDSLGGDHFAGGGDLPPAPLSPAGPAAYSPPGPGPAPPAAMALRNDLGSNINVLKTLNLRFRCFLAKVHELERRNRLLEKQLQQALEEGKQGRRGLGRRDQAVQTGFVSPIRPLGLPLGARPAAVCSPSARVLGSPARSPAGPLAPSAASLSSSSTSTSTAYSSSARFMPGTIWSFSHARRLGPGLEPTLVQGPGLSWVHPDGVGVQIDTITPEIRALYNVLAKVKRERDEYKRRWEEEYTVRIQLQDRVNELQEEAQEADACQEELALKVEQLKAELVVFKGLMSNNLTELDTKIQEKAMKVDMDICRRIDITAKLCDVAQQRNCEDMIQMFQVPSMGGRKRERKAAVEEDTSLSESEGPRQPDGDEEESTALSINEEMQRMLNQLREYDFEDDCDSLTWEETEETLLLWEDFSGYAMAAAEAQGEQEDSLEKVIKDTESLFKTREKEYQETIDQIELELATAKNDMNRHLHEYMEMCSMKRGLDVQMETCRRLITQSGDRKSPAFAAVPLSDPPPPPSEAEDSDRDVSSDSSMR, from the exons ATGAATCCGTTATTCGGCCCCAACCTCTTCCTCCTACAGCAGGAGCAGCAGGGCCTGGCCGGGCCGCTGGGGGACTCACTGGGAGGCGACCACTTCGCCGGGGGAGGAGACTTACCCCCGGCGCCTCTCTCGCCGGCCGGCCCTGCTGCCTACTCGCCCCCCGGGCCGGGGCCGGCCCCGCCTGCCGCCATGGCCCTCCGCAATGACCTGGGCTCCAACATCAACGTGCTCAAGACCCTGAACCTCCGGTTCCGCTGCTTCCTGGCCAAGGTGCATGAGCTGGAGCGCCGGAACCGGCTGTTGGAGAAGCAGCTGCAGCAAGCGCTGGAGGAGGGTAAGCAGGGCCGGCGGGGCCTGGGTCGTCGCGACCAGGCCGTGCAGACCGGCTTCGTCAGCCCCATCCGGCCCCTGGGGCTGCCGCTGGGCGCCCGGCCGGCCGCTGTCTGCAGCCCGTCGGCGCGGGTGCTGGGCTCGCCCGCGCGCTCTCCGGCCGGCCCCCTCGCGCCCTCCGCGGCCAGCCTCTCGTcgtcttccacctccacctccaccgcCTACTCCTCGTCTGCCCGCTTCATGCCCGGCACCATCTGGTCGTTCTCGCACGCCCGCCGGCTCGGGCCGGGACTGGAGCCCACTCTGGTGCAAGGGCCTGGCTTGTCGTGGGTGCACCCGGATGGGGTGGGCGTCCAAATCGACACCATCACGCCTGAGATCCGCGCGCTCTACAACGTGCTGGCCAAAGTGAAGCGGGAGCGGGACGAGTACAAGCGGAG GTGGGAAGAGGAGTACACGGTGCGGATCCAGCTGCAAGACCGTGTAAATGAGCTCCAGGAG gaagcccaggaggctgatgcCTGCCAGGAGGAGCTGGCACTGAAGGTGGAACAGTTGAAGGCTGAGCTGGTGGTCTTCAAGGGGCTCATGAGTAAC AACCTGACGGAGCTGGACACCAAGATCCAGGAGAAAGCCATGAAGGTGGATATGGACATCTGCCGCCGCATCGACATCACTGCCAAGCTCTGCGATGTGGCTCAGCAGCGCAACTGCGAGGACATGATCCAGATGTTCCAG GTCCCATCCATGGGGGGGCGGAAGCGGGAGCGCAAGGCTGCCGTCGAGGAGGACACCTCCCTGTCGGAGAGTGAGGGGCCCCGCCAGCCCGATGGGGATGAGGAGGAGAGCACAGCCCTCAGCATCAACGAGGAGATGCAGCGCATGCTCAACCAGCT GAGGGAGTATGATTTTGAGGACGACTGTGACAGCCTGACTTGGGAGGAGACTGAGGAGACCCTGCTGCTTTGGGAGGATTTCTCAGGCTATGCCATGGCAGCTGCAGAGGCCCAGGGAGAG CAGGAAGATAGCCTGGAGAAGGTGATTAAAGATACGGAGTCCCTGTTCAAAACCCGGGAGAAGGAGTATCAGGAGACCATTGACCAGATAGAG CTGGAGCTGGCCACAGCCAAGAACGACATGAACCGGCACCTGCATGAGTACATGGAGATGTGTAGCATGAAGCGCGGTCTGGATGTGCAGATGGAGACCTGCCGCCGGCTCATCACCCAGTCCGGAGACCG AAAGTCTCCTGCTTTCGCTGCGGTCCCGCTTAGCGACCCGCCGCCGCCGCCAAGCGAGGCTGAGGACTCCGATCGCGATGTCTCATCTGATAGCTCCATGAGATAG
- the IFFO1 gene encoding intermediate filament family orphan 1 isoform X8 yields MNPLFGPNLFLLQQEQQGLAGPLGDSLGGDHFAGGGDLPPAPLSPAGPAAYSPPGPGPAPPAAMALRNDLGSNINVLKTLNLRFRCFLAKVHELERRNRLLEKQLQQALEEGKQGRRGLGRRDQAVQTGFVSPIRPLGLPLGARPAAVCSPSARVLGSPARSPAGPLAPSAASLSSSSTSTSTAYSSSARFMPGTIWSFSHARRLGPGLEPTLVQGPGLSWVHPDGVGVQIDTITPEIRALYNVLAKVKRERDEYKRRWEEEYTVRIQLQDRVNELQEEAQEADACQEELALKVEQLKAELVVFKGLMSNNLTELDTKIQEKAMKVDMDICRRIDITAKLCDVAQQRNCEDMIQMFQVPSMGGRKRERKAAVEEDTSLSESEGPRQPDGDEEESTALSINEEMQRMLNQLREYDFEDDCDSLTWEETEETLLLWEDFSGYAMAAAEAQGEQQEDSLEKVIKDTESLFKTREKEYQETIDQIELELATAKNDMNRHLHEYMEMCSMKRGLDVQMETCRRLITQSGDRKSPAFAAVPLSDPPPPPSEAEDSDRDVSSDSSMR; encoded by the exons ATGAATCCGTTATTCGGCCCCAACCTCTTCCTCCTACAGCAGGAGCAGCAGGGCCTGGCCGGGCCGCTGGGGGACTCACTGGGAGGCGACCACTTCGCCGGGGGAGGAGACTTACCCCCGGCGCCTCTCTCGCCGGCCGGCCCTGCTGCCTACTCGCCCCCCGGGCCGGGGCCGGCCCCGCCTGCCGCCATGGCCCTCCGCAATGACCTGGGCTCCAACATCAACGTGCTCAAGACCCTGAACCTCCGGTTCCGCTGCTTCCTGGCCAAGGTGCATGAGCTGGAGCGCCGGAACCGGCTGTTGGAGAAGCAGCTGCAGCAAGCGCTGGAGGAGGGTAAGCAGGGCCGGCGGGGCCTGGGTCGTCGCGACCAGGCCGTGCAGACCGGCTTCGTCAGCCCCATCCGGCCCCTGGGGCTGCCGCTGGGCGCCCGGCCGGCCGCTGTCTGCAGCCCGTCGGCGCGGGTGCTGGGCTCGCCCGCGCGCTCTCCGGCCGGCCCCCTCGCGCCCTCCGCGGCCAGCCTCTCGTcgtcttccacctccacctccaccgcCTACTCCTCGTCTGCCCGCTTCATGCCCGGCACCATCTGGTCGTTCTCGCACGCCCGCCGGCTCGGGCCGGGACTGGAGCCCACTCTGGTGCAAGGGCCTGGCTTGTCGTGGGTGCACCCGGATGGGGTGGGCGTCCAAATCGACACCATCACGCCTGAGATCCGCGCGCTCTACAACGTGCTGGCCAAAGTGAAGCGGGAGCGGGACGAGTACAAGCGGAG GTGGGAAGAGGAGTACACGGTGCGGATCCAGCTGCAAGACCGTGTAAATGAGCTCCAGGAG gaagcccaggaggctgatgcCTGCCAGGAGGAGCTGGCACTGAAGGTGGAACAGTTGAAGGCTGAGCTGGTGGTCTTCAAGGGGCTCATGAGTAAC AACCTGACGGAGCTGGACACCAAGATCCAGGAGAAAGCCATGAAGGTGGATATGGACATCTGCCGCCGCATCGACATCACTGCCAAGCTCTGCGATGTGGCTCAGCAGCGCAACTGCGAGGACATGATCCAGATGTTCCAG GTCCCATCCATGGGGGGGCGGAAGCGGGAGCGCAAGGCTGCCGTCGAGGAGGACACCTCCCTGTCGGAGAGTGAGGGGCCCCGCCAGCCCGATGGGGATGAGGAGGAGAGCACAGCCCTCAGCATCAACGAGGAGATGCAGCGCATGCTCAACCAGCT GAGGGAGTATGATTTTGAGGACGACTGTGACAGCCTGACTTGGGAGGAGACTGAGGAGACCCTGCTGCTTTGGGAGGATTTCTCAGGCTATGCCATGGCAGCTGCAGAGGCCCAGGGAGAG CAGCAGGAAGATAGCCTGGAGAAGGTGATTAAAGATACGGAGTCCCTGTTCAAAACCCGGGAGAAGGAGTATCAGGAGACCATTGACCAGATAGAG CTGGAGCTGGCCACAGCCAAGAACGACATGAACCGGCACCTGCATGAGTACATGGAGATGTGTAGCATGAAGCGCGGTCTGGATGTGCAGATGGAGACCTGCCGCCGGCTCATCACCCAGTCCGGAGACCG AAAGTCTCCTGCTTTCGCTGCGGTCCCGCTTAGCGACCCGCCGCCGCCGCCAAGCGAGGCTGAGGACTCCGATCGCGATGTCTCATCTGATAGCTCCATGAGATAG
- the IFFO1 gene encoding intermediate filament family orphan 1 isoform X11: MNPLFGPNLFLLQQEQQGLAGPLGDSLGGDHFAGGGDLPPAPLSPAGPAAYSPPGPGPAPPAAMALRNDLGSNINVLKTLNLRFRCFLAKVHELERRNRLLEKQLQQALEEGKQGRRGLGRRDQAVQTGFVSPIRPLGLPLGARPAAVCSPSARVLGSPARSPAGPLAPSAASLSSSSTSTSTAYSSSARFMPGTIWSFSHARRLGPGLEPTLVQGPGLSWVHPDGVGVQIDTITPEIRALYNVLAKVKRERDEYKRRWEEEYTVRIQLQDRVNELQEEAQEADACQEELALKVEQLKAELVVFKGLMSNNLTELDTKIQEKAMKVDMDICRRIDITAKLCDVAQQRNCEDMIQMFQKKLSLHLSPIKVPSMGGRKRERKAAVEEDTSLSESEGPRQPDGDEEESTALSINEEMQRMLNQLREYDFEDDCDSLTWEETEETLLLWEDFSGYAMAAAEAQGEQEDSLEKVIKDTESLFKTREKEYQETIDQIEPSHCSWPVSLLARGTEAL, translated from the exons ATGAATCCGTTATTCGGCCCCAACCTCTTCCTCCTACAGCAGGAGCAGCAGGGCCTGGCCGGGCCGCTGGGGGACTCACTGGGAGGCGACCACTTCGCCGGGGGAGGAGACTTACCCCCGGCGCCTCTCTCGCCGGCCGGCCCTGCTGCCTACTCGCCCCCCGGGCCGGGGCCGGCCCCGCCTGCCGCCATGGCCCTCCGCAATGACCTGGGCTCCAACATCAACGTGCTCAAGACCCTGAACCTCCGGTTCCGCTGCTTCCTGGCCAAGGTGCATGAGCTGGAGCGCCGGAACCGGCTGTTGGAGAAGCAGCTGCAGCAAGCGCTGGAGGAGGGTAAGCAGGGCCGGCGGGGCCTGGGTCGTCGCGACCAGGCCGTGCAGACCGGCTTCGTCAGCCCCATCCGGCCCCTGGGGCTGCCGCTGGGCGCCCGGCCGGCCGCTGTCTGCAGCCCGTCGGCGCGGGTGCTGGGCTCGCCCGCGCGCTCTCCGGCCGGCCCCCTCGCGCCCTCCGCGGCCAGCCTCTCGTcgtcttccacctccacctccaccgcCTACTCCTCGTCTGCCCGCTTCATGCCCGGCACCATCTGGTCGTTCTCGCACGCCCGCCGGCTCGGGCCGGGACTGGAGCCCACTCTGGTGCAAGGGCCTGGCTTGTCGTGGGTGCACCCGGATGGGGTGGGCGTCCAAATCGACACCATCACGCCTGAGATCCGCGCGCTCTACAACGTGCTGGCCAAAGTGAAGCGGGAGCGGGACGAGTACAAGCGGAG GTGGGAAGAGGAGTACACGGTGCGGATCCAGCTGCAAGACCGTGTAAATGAGCTCCAGGAG gaagcccaggaggctgatgcCTGCCAGGAGGAGCTGGCACTGAAGGTGGAACAGTTGAAGGCTGAGCTGGTGGTCTTCAAGGGGCTCATGAGTAAC AACCTGACGGAGCTGGACACCAAGATCCAGGAGAAAGCCATGAAGGTGGATATGGACATCTGCCGCCGCATCGACATCACTGCCAAGCTCTGCGATGTGGCTCAGCAGCGCAACTGCGAGGACATGATCCAGATGTTCCAG AAGAAGCTG TCTCTGCACTTGTCTCCCATTAAGGTCCCATCCATGGGGGGGCGGAAGCGGGAGCGCAAGGCTGCCGTCGAGGAGGACACCTCCCTGTCGGAGAGTGAGGGGCCCCGCCAGCCCGATGGGGATGAGGAGGAGAGCACAGCCCTCAGCATCAACGAGGAGATGCAGCGCATGCTCAACCAGCT GAGGGAGTATGATTTTGAGGACGACTGTGACAGCCTGACTTGGGAGGAGACTGAGGAGACCCTGCTGCTTTGGGAGGATTTCTCAGGCTATGCCATGGCAGCTGCAGAGGCCCAGGGAGAG CAGGAAGATAGCCTGGAGAAGGTGATTAAAGATACGGAGTCCCTGTTCAAAACCCGGGAGAAGGAGTATCAGGAGACCATTGACCAGATAGAG CCCAGCCACTGCTCTTGGCCTGTTAGCCTCCTGGCACGGGGAACAGAGGCGCTGTGA
- the IFFO1 gene encoding intermediate filament family orphan 1 isoform X10, producing the protein MNPLFGPNLFLLQQEQQGLAGPLGDSLGGDHFAGGGDLPPAPLSPAGPAAYSPPGPGPAPPAAMALRNDLGSNINVLKTLNLRFRCFLAKVHELERRNRLLEKQLQQALEEGKQGRRGLGRRDQAVQTGFVSPIRPLGLPLGARPAAVCSPSARVLGSPARSPAGPLAPSAASLSSSSTSTSTAYSSSARFMPGTIWSFSHARRLGPGLEPTLVQGPGLSWVHPDGVGVQIDTITPEIRALYNVLAKVKRERDEYKRRWEEEYTVRIQLQDRVNELQEEAQEADACQEELALKVEQLKAELVVFKGLMSNNLTELDTKIQEKAMKVDMDICRRIDITAKLCDVAQQRNCEDMIQMFQKKLSLHLSPIKVPSMGGRKRERKAAVEEDTSLSESEGPRQPDGDEEESTALSINEEMQRMLNQLREYDFEDDCDSLTWEETEETLLLWEDFSGYAMAAAEAQGEQQEDSLEKVIKDTESLFKTREKEYQETIDQIEPSHCSWPVSLLARGTEAL; encoded by the exons ATGAATCCGTTATTCGGCCCCAACCTCTTCCTCCTACAGCAGGAGCAGCAGGGCCTGGCCGGGCCGCTGGGGGACTCACTGGGAGGCGACCACTTCGCCGGGGGAGGAGACTTACCCCCGGCGCCTCTCTCGCCGGCCGGCCCTGCTGCCTACTCGCCCCCCGGGCCGGGGCCGGCCCCGCCTGCCGCCATGGCCCTCCGCAATGACCTGGGCTCCAACATCAACGTGCTCAAGACCCTGAACCTCCGGTTCCGCTGCTTCCTGGCCAAGGTGCATGAGCTGGAGCGCCGGAACCGGCTGTTGGAGAAGCAGCTGCAGCAAGCGCTGGAGGAGGGTAAGCAGGGCCGGCGGGGCCTGGGTCGTCGCGACCAGGCCGTGCAGACCGGCTTCGTCAGCCCCATCCGGCCCCTGGGGCTGCCGCTGGGCGCCCGGCCGGCCGCTGTCTGCAGCCCGTCGGCGCGGGTGCTGGGCTCGCCCGCGCGCTCTCCGGCCGGCCCCCTCGCGCCCTCCGCGGCCAGCCTCTCGTcgtcttccacctccacctccaccgcCTACTCCTCGTCTGCCCGCTTCATGCCCGGCACCATCTGGTCGTTCTCGCACGCCCGCCGGCTCGGGCCGGGACTGGAGCCCACTCTGGTGCAAGGGCCTGGCTTGTCGTGGGTGCACCCGGATGGGGTGGGCGTCCAAATCGACACCATCACGCCTGAGATCCGCGCGCTCTACAACGTGCTGGCCAAAGTGAAGCGGGAGCGGGACGAGTACAAGCGGAG GTGGGAAGAGGAGTACACGGTGCGGATCCAGCTGCAAGACCGTGTAAATGAGCTCCAGGAG gaagcccaggaggctgatgcCTGCCAGGAGGAGCTGGCACTGAAGGTGGAACAGTTGAAGGCTGAGCTGGTGGTCTTCAAGGGGCTCATGAGTAAC AACCTGACGGAGCTGGACACCAAGATCCAGGAGAAAGCCATGAAGGTGGATATGGACATCTGCCGCCGCATCGACATCACTGCCAAGCTCTGCGATGTGGCTCAGCAGCGCAACTGCGAGGACATGATCCAGATGTTCCAG AAGAAGCTG TCTCTGCACTTGTCTCCCATTAAGGTCCCATCCATGGGGGGGCGGAAGCGGGAGCGCAAGGCTGCCGTCGAGGAGGACACCTCCCTGTCGGAGAGTGAGGGGCCCCGCCAGCCCGATGGGGATGAGGAGGAGAGCACAGCCCTCAGCATCAACGAGGAGATGCAGCGCATGCTCAACCAGCT GAGGGAGTATGATTTTGAGGACGACTGTGACAGCCTGACTTGGGAGGAGACTGAGGAGACCCTGCTGCTTTGGGAGGATTTCTCAGGCTATGCCATGGCAGCTGCAGAGGCCCAGGGAGAG CAGCAGGAAGATAGCCTGGAGAAGGTGATTAAAGATACGGAGTCCCTGTTCAAAACCCGGGAGAAGGAGTATCAGGAGACCATTGACCAGATAGAG CCCAGCCACTGCTCTTGGCCTGTTAGCCTCCTGGCACGGGGAACAGAGGCGCTGTGA